The genomic window ACCGCCCGAGAAGCCCGAAGGAACCTAGCTCAGCCCGTCGATTCCGTTCTGTCTCACTGGTCGTATGTGAGTTTTCATAAAGATTCGGTTACGGTGTTCCGGAGCGAGACCGTTTTGTTACGTTCTTCGCCACAGGAACAATTTGTGTACGCAAGTGCAACACGCCACGAACGATCCGTGAATCGAGTCGTCGTGGTCGGGTGGCCGACGACGGATGAGGTACTGACTGTGGGAACCCACCAGCGCTCGAACATATATGTTCTGAACCAACAGATTTCGACAACACCGCGCGGGCGCCACAGGGCGAAGCAAGATCCGAAGGACGCCGGAATGAGAGCCGCGACGATAGTGGCGGCCACCGGTGCGATCGTCGCCGGTGCTGCCCAGATGGGCGCCGGAACCGCAACGGCCGCACCGGCACCCGCGCCCGATGCTCCCTCGGTCGGTCAGCAGTTCGAGCTCCGGAATCTACTTCCGGCCGGTTTCGAACTACCACCGGGCATAACGCTTCCCGAGAACGTGCAACTCCCGCCGGGCATCGAAATACCCGACACATCCGGCCTTGCGGCGCTGGGACTTCCCGATGTCGGGGCAGCGGCTCAAGACCTCCTCAAAGGTATTGCGCCTTTGAAGGAACAAGCAGTGCAACCGGTGTCGGGAGTACTCACCTCGACATTCGGGCAACGGTGGGGGTCCCACCACGGCGGCATCGACATCGCGGCACCCATCGGCACCCCGGTGCTGGCGGCGGCGGACGGTGAAGTCACAGCTTCGGGTCCGGCATCCGGGTTCGGACTGTGGGTGAAGGTGCTCCACGCCGACGGAACCGAGACGATTTACGGGCACGTCGACACCTTCTCGGTGGCACCTGGACAACACGTCACTGCCGGTCAGAACATCGCCACAGTCGGCAACCGCGGTCAGTCCACCGGCCCACACCTGCATTTCGAGGTGCACGATCCTTCCGGTGTGAAGGTCGACCCGTCGGAGTGGTTGGCCACTCGCGGAGTGTCCGTCACGTGGAGCGATGCAGCGCGCAACGCCTGAGAGGCACGCGCTGTCCACGCAGCGATCGGTCGGGCGCTAGTCTGGAGCCACGTAAGTCTGCTCGAACCACATGGCTCGACTCTCAATCGGCTCAGGAGTGCAATCGGTGTTCGAATCCCTTTCCGACAGGTTGACCGGAACTCTCAAGGACCTGCGTGGCAAGGGTCGACTCTCCGGCGCCGACATCGACGCCACCGCGCGCGAAATTCGTCTGGCCTTGCTCGAAGCCGACGTCGCCCTTCCGGTCGTCCGTGAGTTCATCAACCGGATCAAGACCCGCGCCAAGGGTGCCGAGGTATCCGGTGCGCTCAACCCGGCGCAACAAGTCGTCAAGATCGTCAACGAAGAGCTCG from Rhodococcus sp. P1Y includes these protein-coding regions:
- a CDS encoding M23 family metallopeptidase, whose protein sequence is MGTHQRSNIYVLNQQISTTPRGRHRAKQDPKDAGMRAATIVAATGAIVAGAAQMGAGTATAAPAPAPDAPSVGQQFELRNLLPAGFELPPGITLPENVQLPPGIEIPDTSGLAALGLPDVGAAAQDLLKGIAPLKEQAVQPVSGVLTSTFGQRWGSHHGGIDIAAPIGTPVLAAADGEVTASGPASGFGLWVKVLHADGTETIYGHVDTFSVAPGQHVTAGQNIATVGNRGQSTGPHLHFEVHDPSGVKVDPSEWLATRGVSVTWSDAARNA